The following coding sequences lie in one Apium graveolens cultivar Ventura chromosome 1, ASM990537v1, whole genome shotgun sequence genomic window:
- the LOC141672620 gene encoding HIPL1 protein-like, whose translation MEGAFNFFSLFSLFLLVLPYPISSLPLCTDLGAPFSTQKPLAFCPYSGNVCCDSAKDLQLQKQYEAMNISDTACASTVKSILCATCDPFSAELYRAGTRSRPVPVLCNSTGSADSLVSKQATTSYCSSVWDTCQDISIINSPFAPSLQGAGTSQNSSSSTLTDLWQSKSDFCDSFGGASGDNSLCFQGKPVSFNKSETLPAPKGMCLEKVGNAAYLNMVAHPDGSNRAFFSNQPGKIWLAKIPEQGSGESLELDESSPFVDLTDQIHFDTSFGMMGMAFHPNFAQNGRFFASFNCDKVSNPGCSARCACNSDVGCDPSKLPSSSANAPCQYHMVVAEYSANGTASEPSQAETAKPTEVRRIFTIGLPSSSSHGGQVLFSPADKYMYIMTGDGGLKGEGHNFAQNKNSLLGKVMRIDVDNFPSEGNKDLWGNYSIPRDNPYSKDKEAQPEIWAEGLRNPWRCSFDVERPSYFVCADTGQDQYEEVDIITKGGNYGWPAYEGPLLYDSKQSTSKNNTIDIINPIFPVAGYSHSDVNKKEGSAAISGGYFYRSTTDPCMYGSYVYADLYAGNIWAAAETPKNSGNFSATSIPFSCAKDSPMNCSTVPNSRLAALGYVFSFGQDNNKDVYILTSTGVYRIVQPSRCDFTCSKEVKTSASPNTPPPSSSNGHHITIQFLFSKVSLISILVLVAFSL comes from the exons ATGGAAGGTGCTTTCAACTTTTTCTCCTTGTTTTCTCTTTTCTTGCTGGTGTTACCTTATCCTATTTCATCACTCCCTTTATGTACTGATCTTG GAGCACCTTTTTCCACACAGAAGCCTTTGGCTTTTTGTCCATATAGTGGCAATGTCTGCTGTGATTCAGCCAAAGATTTACAATTGCAGAAGCAATATGAGGCAATGAACATATCTGATACTGCCTGTGCTTCTACTGTGAAATCAATCTTATGTGCA ACATGTGATCCGTTCTCAGCAGAATTATACAGGGCTGGAACCAGATCTCGTCCAGTTCCAGTCCTTTGTAACTCCACTGGTTCAGCAGACTCATTAGTGTCAAAACAGGCCACAACTAGCTACTGTTCATCTGTGTGGGATACTTGCCAAGATATCTCTATAATAAATTCTCCATTTGCCCCTTCACTACAAGGTGCTGGGACGTCTCAAAATTCCAGTTCGTCGACTTTAACTGATCTATGGCAGTCAAAATCCGATTTCTGTGACTCATTTGGTGGTGCTTCTGGGGATAATTCTTTATGTTTTCAGGGCAAGCCAGTTTCTTTTAACAAAAGTGAAACTTTACCTGCCCCTAAAGGCATGTGTCTTGAAAAAGTTGGAAACGCAGCTTACCTCAACATGGTAGCTCATCCAGACGGCTCTAACCGCGCCTTCTTTTCTAACCAGCCTGGTAAAATATGGTTAGCCAAAATTCCGGAACAAGGGTCAGGAGAAAGTTTAGAACTTGATGAGTCTAGTCCATTTGTGGATTTAACTGATCAAATTCATTTTGACACCAGCTTTGGAATGATGGGGATGGCTTTTCATCCAAACTTTGCACAAAATGGTCGTTTCTTTGCCTCGTTTAACTGTGATAAGGTCTCCAATCCTGGATGTTCTGCAAGGTGTGCTTGTAACTCTGATGTAGGTTGTGATCCTTCCAAGTTACCTTCAAGTTCAGCAAATGCACCGTGCCAATATCATATGGTAGTTGCAGAGTACAGTGCTAATGGTACAGCATCAGAGCCTTCACAG GCCGAAACAGCAAAACCAACTGAAGTGAGAAGGATATTTACAATAGGACTTCCGTCATCATCAAGTCATGGTGGGCAGGTTCTCTTTAGTCCTGCAGACAAGTACATGTACATCATGACCGGAGATGGTGGACTTAAAGGGGAAGGGCACAACTTCGCTCAAAACAAAAATTCTTTGCTTGGAAAGGTCATGAGGATTGATGTAGACAACTTTCCTA GTGAAGGTAATAAAGATCTATGGGGAAATTATTCCATCCCACGGGATAATCCGTATTCCAAGGATAAAGAAGCACAGCCAGAAATTTGGGCAGAAGGGCTGAGAAATCCTTGGCGTTGTAGCTTTGATGTGGAGAGGCCTTCTTACTTTGTTTGTGCAGATACTGGCCAG GATCAATACGAAGAGGTTGATATTATCACCAAGGGTGGAAATTATGGATGGCCAGCTTATGAAGGACCTCTTCTTTATGACTCCAAACAGTCTACCTCTAAAAACAATACAATAGATATCATTAATCCAATCTTCCCTGTCGCCGGTTATAGCCATTCTGATGTGAACAAAAAGGAAGGATCAGCTGCAATATCTGGCGGGTACTTTTATCGTTCTACTACTGATCCATGCATGTATGGAAG TTATGTGTATGCAGATTTGTATGCTGGTAACATATGGGCAGCTGCTGAAACGCCAAAAAACAGTGGAAACTTCAGTGCTACTTCAATTCCTTTCagttgtgccaaagattctcctATGAATTGTAGCACAGTTCCGAACAGCCGTTTAGCTGCTTTAGGCTATGTTTTCTCATTTGGACAGGATAACAACAAAGACGTCTATATTTTAACAAGTACTGGAGTTTACAGAATAGTTCAACCAAGTCGCTGCGATTTTACCTGCTCAAAAGAAGTAAAAACTTCTGCATCTCCAAACACTCCTCCACCTTCATCTTCAAATGGTCATCACATCACAATCCAATTTTTGTTTTCAAAGGTCTCTCTTATTTCAATCTTGGTGTTAGTAGCATTTTCTTTGTAA
- the LOC141722568 gene encoding glutathione S-transferase U17-like: MIMAISDVKLLGRCASPYVNRVQIALNVKSINYEYLEENLGSKSSLLLNANPVNKKVPVLIHGNNSVSESLVIVQYVDEVWTNGPCIIPSDPLDRAEARFWADYIDHKWFPLTAEFKLTHGEGRKNVAREKIIEGLVLLEEVFVKCNKGKPFFGGDSIGYLDIVLGSFLGWLKAIETSVM, translated from the exons ATGATAATGGCAATAAGTGATGTAAAGCTTTTAGGTAGGTGTGCAAGTCCTTATGTTAACAGGGTTCAAATCGCACTCAACGTGAAGTCCATTAACTATGAGTACCTTGAGGAGAATCTCGGTTCTAAAAGCTCACTCCTCCTGAATGCCAACCCTGTAAACAAGAAAGTTCCAGTTCTTATTCATGGCAATAACTCTGTATCCGAGTCCCTTGTCATCGTTCAGTATGTCGATGAGGTGTGGACCAATGGTCCCTGCATTATACCCTCTGATCCCCTTGATCGTGCTGAAGCTCGATTCTGGGCTGACTATATTGATCACAAG TGGTTTCCATTAACAGCAGAGTTTAAATTGACACATGGAGAGGGAAGAAAAAATGTGGCAAGAGAGAAAATTATTGAAGGTTTGGTGCTTTTGGAGGAGGTGTTTGTAAAGTGTAACAAAGGTAAACCTTTTTTTGGTGGGGATAGTATTGGATACCTTGACATTGTTCTTGGAAGCTTCTTGGGGTGGCTTAAAGCTATCGAGACCAGTGTGATGTAG
- the LOC141672614 gene encoding uncharacterized protein LOC141672614: MKLINSSIIIRYFSISLMFFPSFISSQTCQKTCGTQPIKYPFGTGLGCGDPYFQTYVNCNSDRLTFITKTGCYPITSIDYDNQVIYITDPSMSTCSCTQQSKGFSLDWNAPFSFHDDTVFALLDCSISSSPIYKSINGEKNSSLPLCDYQGTSVCDHLSSCQAISRLDIAISTCCVYTPVDLGPSFDMNLEKLQCNSYSGLYGFSGQENNPENWKYGVALKYKFNFNNKYPTMCDQCEKSTGVCGYSGPSNLFSCNCPTGFNTTIDCFDGQSWSSAFRHLPFQIIAFLACCIGSRLW; encoded by the coding sequence ATGAAGTTAATAAATTCTTCCATCATCATCCGATACTTCTCCATCTCACTTATGTTCTTCCCTTCTTTCATTTCATCGCAAACCTGTCAAAAAACATGTGGTACTCAACCCATCAAATACCCATTTGGCACTGGCCTTGGATGTGGAGATCCATACTTCCAAACATATGTGAATTGCAACAGTGATCGACTCACCTTCATCACGAAAACCGGCTGCTACCCCATCACCTCCATAGACTATGATAACCAAGTTATATATATTACTGATCCCTCCATGTCAACTTGTTCTTGTACACAACAAAGCAAAGGCTTTAGCCTAGACTGGAATGCTCCATTTAGTTTTCACGACGACACTGTTTTTGCTCTACTTGACTGCTCAATATCTTCTTCCCCTATCTACAAATCCATTAATGGTGAAAAGAATTCATCGCTTCCACTATGTGATTATCAAGGAACATCTGTTtgtgatcatctttcttcttgcCAAGCTATCAGCAGACTCGACATTGCAATCTCTACGTGCTGTGTTTACACACCCGTGGATCTTGGGCCATCATTTGACATGAACTTGGAGAAACTGCAGTGTAATTCATATTCGGGTTTATATGGATTTTCTGGCCAAGAAAATAACCCAGAGAACTGGAAATATGGGGTGGCACTCAAGTATAAGTTTAATTTTAATAACAAGTATCCTACAATGTGTGATCAGTGTGAGAAGAGCACTGGAGTTTGTGGGTACAGTGGACCATCTAATTTATTTTCGTGTAATTGTCCAACTGGTTTTAATACAACAATAGATTGTTTTGACGGACAATCGTGGAGCAGTGCTTTCAGGCACCTACCATTCCAGATTATCGCTTTCTTGGCATGTTGCATAGGATCAAGGTTGTGGTAG